The Syntrophomonadaceae bacterium genome includes a window with the following:
- a CDS encoding WecB/TagA/CpsF family glycosyltransferase, translating into MVKTKQITIRGVRVDAVTMSEALNIIEGFIKKEKPRQVITLNAEIIHQAWQDPALKEVIRKAGLVTPDGSGVVWAARKLGTPVPERVTGIDLVQALLPLAAQKGWSLYFYGGKPGVAAEAASRLKALHPGLNITGVSHGYLNEQENNQLLADIKAKKPRILLVALGAPRQEFWIRQHLADLNIPVAIGVGGTLDVLSGQVKRAPAAFQKLKLEWLYRLLKEPRRARRLLALPKFTLAILKTAKK; encoded by the coding sequence ATGGTTAAAACAAAGCAAATCACCATTCGCGGCGTCCGGGTGGATGCCGTCACCATGTCCGAAGCCCTCAATATAATAGAAGGTTTTATTAAAAAGGAAAAGCCCCGCCAGGTCATTACCTTGAACGCCGAGATCATCCACCAGGCCTGGCAGGACCCGGCCTTAAAAGAAGTGATCCGGAAAGCCGGCCTGGTCACCCCCGATGGCTCCGGCGTGGTCTGGGCAGCCCGCAAGCTGGGGACCCCCGTCCCCGAGCGGGTTACCGGCATCGACCTGGTGCAGGCCCTTTTGCCCCTGGCCGCCCAAAAGGGCTGGTCCCTCTATTTTTACGGCGGCAAGCCCGGCGTGGCGGCGGAGGCTGCAAGCCGCCTCAAAGCACTGCATCCCGGCTTAAATATCACCGGCGTCAGCCACGGCTACCTGAATGAACAGGAAAATAACCAGCTTCTGGCCGATATAAAGGCTAAAAAGCCCCGCATCCTCCTGGTGGCCCTGGGGGCCCCCCGGCAGGAGTTCTGGATCCGCCAGCACCTGGCCGATCTTAATATCCCCGTAGCCATCGGCGTTGGGGGCACCCTGGATGTGCTGTCCGGCCAGGTCAAACGCGCCCCGGCCGCCTTCCAGAAACTAAAGCTGGAATGGCTCTACCGCCTGTTAAAAGAACCCCGGCGCGCCAGGCGCCTCTTGGCCCTGCCCAAGTTCACCCTGGCAATTTTAAAAACCGCGAAAAAATAA
- a CDS encoding nucleotidyltransferase domain-containing protein gives MGTIPQEVLSVATDYISKLKQQIPVEKVILFGSCAKGSFTKDSDVDLAVFSPAFEHMSRVDGITFLLLHALGYKIDIQPQPYTMKDYAEQIGLVDEIIKTGIELA, from the coding sequence ATGGGTACAATCCCTCAAGAAGTTCTTAGTGTAGCGACAGATTATATCAGCAAATTGAAGCAGCAGATTCCTGTCGAGAAGGTGATCTTATTTGGTTCCTGTGCGAAGGGTAGCTTCACAAAAGACAGTGATGTCGACCTTGCGGTGTTTTCGCCTGCTTTCGAGCACATGTCCCGTGTAGATGGGATTACATTCCTATTGCTGCATGCGTTAGGGTATAAAATAGACATCCAGCCTCAGCCCTATACCATGAAGGATTACGCAGAGCAGATCGGATTGGTTGACGAGATAATTAAAACAGGTATTGAGTTAGCCTGA
- a CDS encoding HEPN domain-containing protein, with product MDNKDRFSHWEEYAQYDLDTAGAMFDAGKYLYAVFMCQQAVEKIVKGIYVLYTGEEPARTHNIALVFNNLCEREEFRKNLTAHDFDRRKDECTSVFVRLLAFYISARYPTYKEKLTTMLTKVETQEIIDKTRETFAWVQSLKKFLV from the coding sequence ATGGATAACAAAGATAGATTCAGTCACTGGGAAGAATACGCTCAGTATGACCTGGATACAGCCGGGGCAATGTTTGATGCCGGAAAGTATCTATACGCTGTGTTCATGTGCCAACAGGCCGTTGAGAAAATAGTGAAGGGTATCTATGTTCTTTACACAGGGGAAGAGCCCGCCAGAACTCATAACATTGCTTTGGTATTCAATAACTTGTGCGAACGTGAGGAGTTTCGCAAAAACTTAACTGCCCATGACTTTGACCGCCGGAAAGATGAGTGTACATCCGTCTTTGTAAGGCTGTTGGCATTCTATATATCTGCAAGGTATCCAACTTATAAAGAGAAGCTTACAACCATGCTAACTAAAGTTGAAACCCAGGAAATCATCGATAAAACAAGGGAGACGTTTGCATGGGTACAATCCCTCAAGAAGTTCTTAGTGTAG
- a CDS encoding LCP family protein: MSKDNDDFDYEEFWGRPPRRRQQKKKSLLLPILAASLVAFLAIAYVAYQYSDDILRRAVQKIPGPSAPEREIKNSRSAILLIGTDQRTKEPARADTIMVAFLDPKVSRVQVLSIPRDTYAEIPGRGFGKLNHAHAFGGAKLLAKTVSGLLDVPINKYAQVNFDAFRAVIDILGGVEYEVEKRMHYPPEGIDLRPGRQVLDGDKALQYVRYRSDGDDLTRIRRQQQFLGAVSTQAFKAATILKLPRLGTEVYSHINTNLSLPEMIGLAKVFLEAGTANLETVMLPGDYRTINGLSYWMPSAERTRRTIEQITKQEPPQVGDVSIPKD, translated from the coding sequence GTGTCCAAAGATAACGACGATTTCGATTACGAAGAGTTCTGGGGCCGCCCCCCAAGGCGCAGGCAGCAAAAGAAAAAAAGCCTCCTTTTACCCATATTGGCTGCCAGCCTGGTGGCTTTTCTGGCTATAGCCTATGTTGCCTATCAATATTCCGACGATATTTTGCGCCGGGCCGTCCAGAAAATACCCGGCCCGTCCGCACCGGAGAGAGAGATAAAAAACAGCCGGTCCGCTATCCTCTTAATCGGCACCGACCAGCGGACTAAAGAACCGGCCCGGGCCGACACCATTATGGTCGCCTTTTTAGATCCCAAGGTCTCCCGGGTGCAGGTCCTGTCCATCCCCCGGGATACCTATGCCGAGATTCCCGGCCGGGGTTTCGGTAAACTTAACCATGCCCATGCCTTCGGCGGGGCAAAGCTGTTAGCCAAAACAGTCTCCGGCCTTTTAGACGTCCCCATCAACAAGTACGCACAGGTCAACTTCGATGCCTTCCGGGCCGTGATCGACATCCTGGGCGGTGTGGAGTACGAAGTTGAAAAACGAATGCACTATCCGCCGGAAGGCATCGACCTCCGTCCGGGCCGCCAGGTCTTGGACGGTGACAAGGCCCTGCAGTATGTGCGCTACCGGAGCGACGGGGACGACCTTACCCGCATCCGCCGCCAGCAGCAGTTTTTAGGGGCCGTCAGCACTCAGGCCTTTAAAGCGGCTACCATCTTAAAACTGCCCCGGCTGGGCACCGAGGTTTACAGCCATATTAACACCAACCTGAGCCTGCCGGAAATGATCGGCCTGGCCAAGGTGTTCCTGGAAGCCGGCACCGCCAACCTGGAAACCGTAATGCTGCCGGGGGACTACCGCACCATTAACGGCCTCAGCTACTGGATGCCCTCCGCCGAACGCACCCGGCGGACCATCGAGCAAATAACCAAACAAGAACCCCCACAAGTTGGAGATGTTTCTATCCCCAAAGATTAA